The Plodia interpunctella isolate USDA-ARS_2022_Savannah chromosome 22, ilPloInte3.2, whole genome shotgun sequence genome includes the window ATGTAAAGGCTAATTTTCGTAAACACAGATGGCGCGCTTCCTTTGCTACACACAGGGGGACCGTAGCTGACAATACCCACAAGGTAACCACCGGACACCACCGGGCCTCCTGCTCCACACTGCAAATATAATAAGggtattaaaatcattatcaaGCTAAATTATCAAGTACTTAAGAAcgttgttcttgtcggtggagtagCCCTATTTTTCAAAGCAACAGTAATATTAGAGTTAAAGGAGGATATTGACGTTACGGACTCAACTTTTGGTGTcgttttcaatgtttttagGACCGACGTTGGGGATAGCTGatttattaacaaacaaatgaGTATTCCCGTATTCATGTATAAGATGATATATTAACACCTGCACCATGATATAAATATCAAGGTAGACGTCAAGCAGGTCGTAAAAACACAGCAGTATCTCCAAAATTTAAAGGAATATTAGGATAAAGTGGAGCAGCTGTGAATGCACTCGGAGACATGATAAGAGCGATTATAATGATCATAATGACGATAACTAAAATGATACTAACGTTGGTCGAACCAGTTCTTTTGGATTTTACACCAGCGCAGAAATTGTCTGTAGAAAACAGCGTCctgaatagaaaaaaaaaagataaaaatcagCTCAGAAAGAGTCTGCACTCCATTTGAATTTGCATAATAGCCGGTGAAAAATGGAGGATTAAGTTTACACaacattataaacaatataaactcgtgtttttgcaaatacctaaataatatttatctttgtcACGTCAAGACGTGATCAGAAGTAAGACAAGGCTTGGAATTAGAGTTATCTTCTTTTCGAGGTGAAATAGAGCAGGCCATAAAGTGCACGCGAGGGTGAGAGAGAGTAAGAGAGAGAAAAGGAAACGACAATCAGTACCTTGTGTAAACATTGGAGCATGAGTTCATGGGAAACATATCAAGACTGCCAACTTCTAATTTGATTTTCTTCGAATCTCCCTGAAAACATGGTCAatgttgattttgaaatttgagtCACGTTTTCCTCTTGCTGTGTCTCCTTCATTGATGCTAAGATATTATTTGCTATTTAAATGCTTTTTATTGTATcctcattaaataaataagtaaataaacaaatgtcacAAGTTAAATATTGATTCACGCTATAAAACGACTTACTTTTCCAGTACCATATCCCAAAACTTGTATACTGCGCCTCTCGTCAGTGAGAGAATCTAATCGGATCTTTCTAATCTTCGGTCGATTCCAAGCATGTTTCTGCAACTTCAGTCTTATGATGGCCAAGTTGTTCTTCATGGTTCTCGGCTCATATTGAGGATGGATGTTCACATCTAAAGCTGGCACTACTTCGCCATATTTGTCAGCAAAATCGCTTCCGATCCGCACAGTGATCATGTTCGGCGTCGTTTTCAGGAATGTTCGGATATTTTTTGCCCTGAATGGTGAATACAATTCAAGTTATGCTCCATAAACTTTCCTGCTACTTTTTCTACATCATTTTGTCGGATGAGTCGTGGAAAAAGCCTTAGGCTTTAAGTCCGCATTTTacactttatttaataatcatcaatcatactataataaaacagtagaaaaaaaactcctgtacattgaatatatttatatatataaaaaaaaaacaaaattaggcgatagagtcatagtaacagagaaagaatttaaaaaaactgtctgtctgtacacgcttaatcttcggaactattGGACGGATAAGTCCAGTAAGTAAAGAAGtttcttttgttatatagctattaagcctgggtaTGATATatggtataaatgattttaaaaactgGAACACCCTATGGGGAACAAAGacggtacagctaaactataggaaatatagaaattacgccttaacaaaagttgttctgcctgatgagcattttctgtagaggtataaaaattgaagatctgGTACACCTTatgtagacccatgatggtacagctaaactataggaaatatagaaataacgaCTTATATAATAGGAAGATGGTAAAAGTTTGTGAATGATGTTTGTGAAACAAAATCAACAGAGTGGAACACCTGTTTCGCCTGGTGATGGACAGGGAGGAGTTTGTGGAACTGACGGCCAACCTCCAGTAATGGAGATGGATGGCActacaagaagaagaagaaacaaaaTGATCAAAAACTTCACATCTCACTCTTTCAGGCACGACGCGGCAGTTAACACCGCCTCCTTGCTGATGATGGAGCCAGTGCACGCGAACTTGTTCCGGACATGGACACTGGCTATGAACGGATACTTTTCCACTAGTTGTGCCGTGTTCATTCTTCTATTATTAGTACTGTTGATGAATTCGTTGGGATCTAGGTGgaaataacaacaaatttgaaatataaagctgcagtttatctaaaaaaaataatgaaatcgctaaaatttaagtatatttgtgtatatttataatattctttgtaTCATCCTTAcattatgaaacaaagtcttctgccgcTTTTTtcctgtctgttcgcgataagcTCAATAATTTCTGCATGCTGCGGTTTAGTGATTTCATATTTCATGTAACTTAAtcgattcaaattcaaaattctttattcaatttaggatgatacacattacttattgacgtcaaaaaattacactaagtctactgccggcttccaaagcgcaggtaaagaagaagcggcgcaacaaacttcaccgcagcctcttctccaaggacgtcaattaacaaatataggtcttatacatacatacgatATCTCTAGTTTACgtgatttatattaaatttgttattacgatttttacccgagcgaagccaagaCGGGTCGCGAGTAGCTAATAAATGTGTACTAACCCCAGGTCTTTAACTGCAAATTCCTCCTAAATGGCATTTTATATCTTCTCTCTTTGTTAATTTCAAGATATGTTTTGTTCACCGGCTCGCCCATTATATCATGGACGGTAAGTTTGTCAATATTATCTACAAACTTCTTTATGATATTACTGTCATTTGTTGTTGCAGATACCGCTGTATTGTTGatagtagtatttttaaaataattttcatcttCATCATCTTGTGTAGACTTAATGAATTCTATTGATTTACTTTTGTTTAGTTCTGCTGTTACGTCTAAATATTCTTGGTAGTCATGTAAAGCTTCCTCGACGACATTGTACAGAAGGTTGTCTGTTACATTACGAGGTATCGCTACCTTCTTTCTTAAATTAGAGTATATTTTCCAATTATATTCTATTGCATTATTGAGGTTAACGTACATTATCAgtaacacttttattttgaaagatcTTCTGAAgttattgtcaatttttaaatggtAAAATAAGCTGTTGATGTTACTCTGTAGTCTTTTATTCAAAAACGGAGTAACATTTTGTTCTGTAGCTGTAGATATATATTGCGTAGTACAAATTAAGATACTAATGGCCGCTAGAAAAGTTGTAACTGTGTTCATAACTagataatatagtaaaaattgCTACCTAATTAGGGATACTATCATTGCCAATAAAAAGGTtgcgaaacaaaaaaaaaataaactataaaatatttacgattATTGCAAGAGCAGATATTTGGATTGCAAAACGAAAAATCTAGAATCGAAATAAAACAGCTCATAAAAGTggtgaaatttattatacaaacatatttcTTAACTGGATACTTCTGTTGTAACCTACATCCTTACAGTATTATTTCTATCTTCCATATTATTGTTCAATCACATGTTCTCAAAATTATTCATCGTCTTTTTGTTTGTGAATATCTTCAGTGACGCATCAGCCCTCGTCGAGCTCCCTCAAGTCGaggaaaataacattttagagACAGACACAGCTATACGTCAAACTAcgaataatttgttttcactgctcaatttaaaattaaataaagatcgGCCAAATTTGAAGCAGTATTCGCTGATCCACAACTACCTCGTATCTACTACTCTACAAGATTACACCAACTTGAAAGAAATAGCTAAACTTACAAGAGTCGATAAAACAAGATTAAACAATGAAACTCGCAATTTTATGGCCGTcgtaattgaaatattaaatgaagatATAAAGCATGATACAGTGACTGAAGatgaatatgtaataaaacacaTAGAAGGATTCCTGACAAATCTCGACCTTTATACGGGAAGATACGATTATAGCGAAAATATTTCAGATGAGATagtttcatacatttttaagatCCTAGAAAAGAACAGAACTTTTTCAGAAGCACTGAATAAAACAGATTCTGATAAAAGCTGGTTGGAATCTGATGAGGACAGCCATAATCTCATTAACGATAATGAATTTTGgggtaatattttgtatatttatttaatttcgtaGGTTGACACTGCACTAAATACATACAGTAATGTAGTGATAAATAGTTCAAAGATAAGAAATACGACCGAAAGTATAACCAAAGATAGTTACcaactttttgaaaatcatttaaaacttaatatcTGTTTATGTTCTATACTCCTTAGTGCCCAGTGCTCGCCGCATCTTCCAAGGCCAGAAAGCCAAGATAAAGGACTTTCCGTTTCTGGCCAGTATCCACGTGTTCAACCAGTTCCAATGCGCTGGCTCCATCATCAAGTCTGACCTGATCATCACTGCCGCCTCTTGTTTACAattgtaaattgttatttactaGTTTTGCTCCCATCATTTTTTAGCCTCGCCCACAGCCCTGTTTATTTGGTTCAAATGAATAGAGTTTAACTTTCAATTTATAGATGCTTATTACGCACTACGTACTTAAGTTTGATCTTTCACATGGAATGGTGTTTAAAGCCTTATTTCCCGTGTGTTATCGTATGGGTTCTTTCcatatctttttcttttcataaataaattgtgtgaCAGGCTGAGTCGCTTGtagaaatttgataaaattag containing:
- the LOC128679579 gene encoding uncharacterized protein LOC128679579 isoform X2 produces the protein MNTVTTFLAAISILICTTQYISTATEQNVTPFLNKRLQSNINSLFYHLKIDNNFRRSFKIKVLLIMYVNLNNAIEYNWKIYSNLRKKVAIPRNVTDNLLYNVVEEALHDYQEYLDVTAELNKSKSIEFIKSTQDDEDENYFKNTTINNTAVSATTNDSNIIKKFVDNIDKLTVHDIMGEPVNKTYLEINKERRYKMPFRRNLQLKTWDPNEFINSTNNRRMNTAQLVEKYPFIASVHVRNKFACTGSIISKEAVLTAASCLKEAKNIRTFLKTTPNMITVRIGSDFADKYGEVVPALDVNIHPQYEPRTMKNNLAIIRLKLQKHAWNRPKIRKIRLDSLTDERRSIQVLGYGTGKGDSKKIKLEVGSLDMFPMNSCSNVYTRTLFSTDNFCAGVKSKRTGSTNCGAGGPVVSGGYLVGIVSYGPPVCSKGSAPSVFTKISLYMEWIVLALHQQLEEPISEDIPTLSTLKSVFLYNPGNNYFDESEVELAREGKTRNEPYSLESLSILAYTTNPITTTSNEKQEASTRSYNENQYVNFPYEPSESSSEQSNLEIAAENNFEMAAEDNLQIVVKNNKKISLKPNLKTYDNFAKSNKEQKGSNIKQQTKNISDEFSEESGNKDTEENTVTTDANKEEGTHHSTSEEAATNVGNDKYEKFTRKIPDNDNTEETDDDDENIKVTAKNAITDDQNDEITSKHPSKKNKVTTDDSDTKESSSKSVENKNTSTSDESKSSEDEKSIRQIKRNKQATEIKGFNILLTTPHLNKFVPDIGLPEDLPYKKLVKQNSEEVDYYIKHMIDKNSVTVYNILRTKTNIPRISTREVIWDDIKEYLVKNNYNHISVK